A region of Streptomyces sp. NBC_01267 DNA encodes the following proteins:
- a CDS encoding HAMP domain-containing protein: MESGTAARDKNTRAKSGQSPKKRHHGTTEVDAAALGRLLTALAAMRDGNFRRRLTVSGDGVMAEIAAVFNEVADRNLHLTGEIARVRRMVGREGKLTERLETGALEGSWAVAIDASNELVDDLARPVSEVGRVLSAVAEGDLEQRMDLRSQATDGVERPLRGEFLKVARTVNNLVDQLSAFTDEVTRVALEVGTEGKLGGQAQVRGMSGSWKDLTDSVNTMAYRLTAQVRDIALVTTAVAKGDLSRKVTVHVAGEMLQLKNTVNTMVDQLSSFSSEVTRVAREVGTEGELGGQAAVPGVAGVWKDLTDSVNTMAGNLTSQVRGIAEVTTAVANGDLSQKVTVSARGEVAQLAETINQMTETLRTFADEVTRVASEVGAEGLLGGQAQVPGAAGTWKDLTDSVNTVFRNLTTQVRDIAQVTTAVANGDMSQKVTVDVAGEMLELKNTVNTMVDQLQSFGSEVTRVAREVGVEGRLGGQAEVPGAAGTWKDLTDSVNTAFRNLTGQVRDIAQVTTAVANGDLSQKVTVDVAGEMLELKNTVNTMVAQLSSFADQVTRMAREVGTEGRLGGQARVDGVSGTWKELTDSVNFMAGNLTSQVRQIAQVTTAVARGDLSQKIDVDARGEILELKTTINTMVDQLSAFAEQVTRVAREVGTDGRLGGQAQVPGVAGVWRDLTDSVNGMAGNLTAQVRNIAQVATAVARGDLSQKIDVDARGEILELKNTLNTMVDQLSSFAEQVTRVAREVGTEGMLGGQAEVQGVSGTWKDLTQSVNFMANNLTSQVRNIAEVTTAVAKGDLSKKITVDAKGEILALVTTVNTMVDQLSSFAEQVTRVAREVGTEGILGGQARVRGVTGIWEDLSDNVNLMANNLTSQVRNISQVATAVANGDLTKKVTVEARGEVAQLADTVNTMVTTLSSFADEVTRVAREVGTDGSLGGQARVPGVSGTWKDLTESVNSMASNLTGQVRQIATVTTAIAKGDLTKKIDIDAQGEILELKTTINTMVDQLSSFAEQVTRVAREVGTEGQLGGQARVRDVDGTWRDLTESVNEMAGNLTRQVRAIAAVATAVTRGDLNLKIDVDAAGEIQALQDNINTMIANLRDTTVANKEQDWLKGNLARISGLMQGRRELVDVASLIMSELTPVVSAQHGAFFLAMPTGSATEVGQGDESAYELRMHGSYGYSAGSMPTTFRPGETLIGTAAEEKRTILVENVPPGYLKISSGLGEAPPAHVIVLPVLFEGQVLGVIELASFQPFTHIQKDFLNQIAEMIATSVNTISVNSKTEVLLKQSQELTEQLRERSAELENRQKALQVSNAELEEKAELLARQNRDIEVKNTEIEEARQVLEERAEQLAVSMRYKSEFLANMSHELRTPLNSLLILAKLLADNAEGNLSPKQVEFAETIHGAGSDLLQLINDILDLSKVEAGKMDVSPTRIALVQLVDYVEATFRPLTAEKGLDFSVRVSPELPATLHTDEQRLLQVLRNLLSNAVKFTDTGAVELVIRPANAGVPDAIREQLLEAGSLRDADGDLIAFSVTDTGIGIASSKMRVIFEAFKQADGTTSRKYGGTGLGLSISREIARLLGGEIHAASEPGRGSTFTLYLPLHASELPPQGYPQLSPGGLERAPGAGESRMPDEAGSRSGMAPTDVQGGPAGLFRRRRKALGSAGRPSALPASSGVTGGTTSVEREPWAVEEKEAAEPRRVFQFNGEKVLIVDDDIRNVFALTSVLEQHGLAVLYAENGREGIEVLEQHDDVTLVLMDIMMPEMDGYATTTAIRRMPQFAGLPIIALTAKAMKGDREKAIESGASDYVTKPVDPDHLLTVMEHWMRGE; this comes from the coding sequence GTGGAGTCTGGCACGGCGGCGCGTGACAAGAACACGCGCGCAAAAAGCGGACAGTCGCCGAAAAAGCGACACCACGGGACAACCGAAGTGGATGCCGCCGCCCTGGGCAGACTGCTGACGGCTCTGGCCGCGATGCGCGACGGGAATTTCCGCCGCCGTCTCACGGTGTCCGGCGACGGGGTGATGGCCGAGATCGCGGCCGTGTTCAACGAGGTCGCCGACCGCAATCTCCACCTGACCGGTGAGATCGCCCGGGTGCGCAGGATGGTCGGACGTGAGGGGAAACTCACCGAAAGGCTGGAGACGGGGGCCCTGGAGGGCTCCTGGGCCGTAGCGATCGACGCGTCGAACGAGCTGGTGGACGATCTGGCGCGGCCGGTCTCCGAGGTCGGCAGGGTGCTGTCGGCGGTGGCCGAGGGCGATCTGGAACAGCGGATGGACCTCCGTTCGCAGGCGACGGACGGGGTGGAGCGACCGCTGCGCGGTGAGTTCCTGAAGGTCGCCCGTACCGTCAACAACCTGGTCGATCAGCTGTCGGCGTTCACCGACGAGGTGACGCGGGTCGCACTGGAGGTCGGTACCGAGGGCAAGTTGGGCGGTCAGGCTCAAGTGCGCGGTATGTCCGGTTCGTGGAAGGATCTCACGGATTCCGTCAACACGATGGCGTACCGGCTGACCGCACAGGTGCGTGACATTGCTCTCGTCACGACGGCTGTCGCCAAGGGAGATCTGTCACGCAAGGTCACGGTCCATGTGGCCGGCGAGATGCTCCAGCTGAAGAACACCGTCAACACGATGGTCGACCAGCTGTCCTCGTTCTCGTCCGAGGTGACGCGGGTCGCCCGCGAGGTGGGGACCGAGGGCGAGCTGGGCGGCCAGGCGGCCGTGCCCGGTGTGGCAGGGGTGTGGAAGGACCTCACCGACTCGGTGAACACGATGGCCGGGAACCTGACGTCCCAGGTGCGCGGTATCGCGGAGGTCACCACAGCCGTCGCCAACGGCGATCTCTCGCAGAAGGTCACGGTGAGCGCGCGCGGCGAGGTCGCGCAGCTCGCCGAGACGATCAATCAGATGACCGAGACGCTGCGTACGTTCGCGGACGAAGTGACCCGGGTGGCGAGCGAGGTGGGCGCCGAGGGGCTGCTCGGTGGCCAGGCGCAGGTGCCGGGCGCCGCGGGGACCTGGAAGGACCTGACCGACTCGGTCAACACCGTCTTCCGCAACCTCACGACCCAGGTGCGGGACATCGCGCAGGTGACGACGGCGGTCGCCAACGGTGACATGTCGCAGAAGGTCACGGTGGACGTGGCCGGCGAGATGCTGGAGCTGAAGAACACCGTCAACACGATGGTCGACCAGCTCCAGTCCTTCGGTTCCGAGGTCACCCGGGTGGCGCGCGAGGTCGGCGTCGAGGGGCGTCTGGGCGGTCAGGCCGAGGTGCCGGGCGCCGCCGGGACGTGGAAGGACCTGACCGACTCGGTGAACACGGCCTTCCGTAACCTCACCGGGCAGGTGCGGGACATCGCGCAGGTGACGACGGCGGTCGCCAACGGCGATCTGTCGCAGAAGGTCACGGTGGACGTGGCCGGCGAGATGCTGGAACTGAAGAACACCGTCAACACGATGGTGGCGCAACTCTCGTCGTTCGCCGACCAGGTCACGCGGATGGCGCGTGAGGTGGGCACCGAGGGCCGGCTCGGTGGCCAGGCCCGGGTGGACGGGGTCAGCGGTACCTGGAAGGAACTCACCGACTCCGTCAACTTCATGGCGGGGAACCTGACTTCGCAGGTACGTCAGATCGCCCAGGTGACCACTGCGGTGGCGCGTGGTGATCTGTCCCAGAAGATCGACGTGGACGCGCGCGGCGAGATCCTCGAACTGAAGACGACGATCAACACGATGGTCGACCAGCTCTCCGCCTTCGCCGAGCAGGTGACCCGGGTCGCCCGTGAGGTGGGTACGGACGGTCGCCTCGGCGGTCAGGCGCAGGTGCCGGGCGTGGCCGGCGTATGGCGTGACCTGACCGACTCGGTGAACGGCATGGCGGGCAACCTCACCGCGCAGGTCCGCAACATCGCGCAGGTCGCGACCGCGGTGGCGCGGGGTGATCTGTCCCAGAAGATCGATGTGGACGCCCGTGGCGAGATCCTCGAACTGAAGAACACCCTGAACACGATGGTCGATCAGCTCTCGTCGTTCGCGGAGCAGGTGACGCGGGTGGCCCGAGAGGTGGGCACCGAGGGGATGCTGGGTGGTCAGGCCGAGGTCCAGGGGGTGTCCGGTACGTGGAAGGACCTCACCCAGTCCGTCAACTTCATGGCGAACAACCTGACGTCGCAGGTGCGCAACATCGCGGAGGTCACCACCGCGGTGGCCAAGGGCGACCTGTCGAAGAAGATCACCGTTGACGCCAAGGGCGAGATCCTCGCGCTGGTCACGACCGTCAACACGATGGTCGATCAGCTGTCCTCGTTCGCGGAGCAGGTGACGCGGGTGGCCCGAGAGGTGGGCACCGAGGGAATTCTCGGCGGGCAGGCCCGGGTGCGCGGGGTCACCGGCATCTGGGAGGACCTCAGCGACAACGTGAACCTGATGGCCAACAACCTGACCAGCCAGGTCCGTAACATCTCGCAGGTCGCCACGGCGGTCGCCAACGGCGATCTGACCAAGAAGGTGACGGTGGAAGCGCGTGGCGAGGTCGCGCAGCTCGCCGACACCGTCAACACCATGGTGACGACCCTGTCCTCGTTCGCCGACGAAGTGACGCGGGTAGCGCGTGAGGTGGGCACGGACGGTTCGCTGGGCGGCCAGGCGCGGGTGCCGGGGGTGTCCGGTACGTGGAAGGACCTCACCGAGTCCGTGAACTCCATGGCGTCCAACCTGACCGGACAGGTGCGGCAGATCGCCACGGTCACCACGGCGATCGCCAAGGGCGATCTGACCAAGAAGATCGACATCGACGCCCAGGGCGAGATCCTGGAACTGAAGACCACCATCAACACGATGGTCGACCAGCTGTCGAGCTTCGCCGAGCAGGTGACCAGGGTCGCCCGCGAGGTGGGCACCGAGGGCCAGTTGGGCGGTCAGGCGCGGGTGCGTGATGTGGACGGCACCTGGCGCGATCTCACCGAATCGGTGAACGAGATGGCCGGGAACCTGACCCGCCAGGTGCGCGCGATCGCGGCGGTCGCCACCGCGGTGACCCGGGGAGATCTGAATCTCAAGATCGATGTGGATGCCGCGGGCGAGATCCAGGCCCTCCAGGACAACATCAACACGATGATCGCCAACCTGCGTGACACCACGGTCGCCAACAAGGAACAGGACTGGCTCAAGGGCAACCTGGCCCGTATCTCCGGTCTGATGCAGGGCCGCCGGGAGCTGGTGGACGTGGCTTCGCTGATCATGAGCGAACTCACCCCGGTCGTCTCGGCCCAGCACGGCGCGTTCTTCCTGGCCATGCCCACCGGGTCGGCGACGGAGGTCGGTCAGGGCGACGAGAGCGCGTACGAGCTGCGGATGCACGGCAGTTACGGCTACTCGGCGGGTTCCATGCCGACGACCTTCCGGCCCGGTGAGACGCTCATCGGTACGGCGGCCGAAGAGAAGCGCACGATCCTGGTGGAGAACGTGCCGCCGGGCTATCTCAAGATCTCCTCCGGTCTGGGTGAGGCGCCGCCCGCCCATGTGATCGTGCTGCCGGTGCTTTTCGAGGGACAGGTCCTGGGAGTGATCGAACTGGCTTCGTTCCAGCCGTTCACCCATATCCAGAAGGACTTCCTCAACCAGATCGCGGAAATGATCGCGACGAGCGTCAACACGATCAGCGTGAACTCCAAGACCGAGGTTCTGCTGAAGCAGTCGCAGGAGCTCACCGAGCAGCTGCGGGAGCGTTCGGCGGAACTGGAGAACCGGCAGAAGGCGCTTCAGGTATCCAATGCGGAACTGGAGGAGAAGGCCGAGCTGCTGGCCCGGCAGAACCGCGACATCGAGGTGAAGAACACCGAGATCGAAGAGGCCAGGCAGGTGCTGGAGGAGCGGGCCGAACAGCTCGCGGTCTCGATGCGCTACAAGTCCGAGTTCCTGGCGAACATGTCGCACGAGCTGCGTACACCGCTCAATTCCCTGCTGATCCTCGCCAAGTTGCTCGCTGACAATGCCGAGGGAAATCTCTCCCCGAAGCAGGTGGAATTCGCCGAGACGATTCACGGGGCCGGTTCGGATCTGCTCCAGCTGATCAACGACATTCTGGATCTGTCCAAGGTCGAGGCGGGCAAGATGGATGTCAGCCCGACCAGGATCGCGCTGGTCCAGCTCGTCGACTACGTCGAGGCCACTTTCCGGCCGCTGACCGCCGAGAAGGGCCTGGACTTCTCCGTACGGGTGTCGCCGGAGCTGCCCGCGACCCTGCACACGGACGAGCAGCGGTTGCTGCAGGTGCTGCGCAATCTCCTCTCCAACGCGGTGAAGTTCACCGACACCGGGGCGGTGGAGCTGGTGATCAGGCCGGCCAACGCCGGCGTGCCGGACGCCATTCGCGAGCAGTTGCTGGAGGCGGGTTCGCTGCGCGACGCCGACGGGGATCTGATCGCCTTCTCGGTCACCGACACCGGGATCGGCATCGCGTCGAGCAAGATGCGGGTGATCTTCGAGGCCTTCAAGCAGGCGGACGGTACGACGAGCCGCAAGTACGGCGGTACCGGGCTCGGTCTGTCCATCAGCCGGGAGATCGCACGGCTGCTCGGCGGTGAGATCCATGCGGCGAGCGAGCCGGGGCGTGGCTCCACCTTCACGCTGTATCTGCCGCTGCACGCCAGCGAACTGCCGCCGCAGGGCTATCCGCAGCTGAGCCCGGGTGGGCTGGAGCGGGCGCCCGGTGCCGGAGAGAGCAGGATGCCCGACGAGGCGGGTTCGAGGTCCGGCATGGCGCCCACGGACGTCCAGGGCGGGCCTGCGGGCCTGTTCCGGCGCCGCCGCAAGGCGCTGGGTTCCGCGGGCCGTCCGTCGGCGCTGCCGGCCAGTTCGGGCGTCACGGGCGGGACCACGTCCGTGGAACGGGAGCCGTGGGCGGTGGAGGAGAAGGAGGCGGCCGAGCCGCGCCGGGTCTTCCAGTTCAACGGCGAGAAGGTGCTGATCGTCGACGACGACATCCGCAACGTCTTCGCGCTCACCAGCGTCCTGGAGCAGCACGGCCTCGCGGTGCTGTACGCGGAGAACGGCCGGGAGGGCATCGAGGTCCTTGAGCAGCACGACGACGTGACGCTCGTTCTGATGGACATCATGATGCCGGAGATGGACGGTTACGCGACGACGACGGCGATCCGCAGGATGCCGCAGTTCGCCGGGCTGCCGATCATCGCGCTGACCGCGAAGGCGATGAAGGGCGACAGGGAGAAGGCCATCGAATCCGGTGCCTCCGACTATGTGACCAAGCCGGTCGACCCTGATCATTTGCTCACAGTAATGGAGCATTGGATGCGCGGTGAGTGA
- a CDS encoding DegT/DnrJ/EryC1/StrS family aminotransferase, translating into MSTARFLKSAGVGAGDEVVVPAYGGIEAALAVTMVGARPVFADIDPSSYCLDPGAVAAALTPCTAAVVVVAAFGHPPDLVRIGELGRAKGLLVVGPQEAVVTEDEVGQRRSHAAYLDERLTGVRTPAPDAAHTYQRYVVRVPGNGRPDRDAFAQALRRRGVGCEVPVPTPVHRMPEFRADVRLPEAERAADETLALPLHGVLRRRELQRMVSSCNALGGLLQPAF; encoded by the coding sequence ATGAGCACCGCGAGGTTCCTGAAGTCCGCAGGCGTTGGAGCCGGTGACGAGGTCGTCGTGCCGGCCTACGGCGGCATCGAGGCCGCCCTGGCCGTGACGATGGTCGGGGCCAGGCCCGTCTTCGCCGACATAGATCCGTCGAGTTACTGTCTGGACCCCGGCGCGGTCGCCGCCGCACTCACCCCTTGCACCGCCGCCGTGGTGGTGGTCGCTGCCTTCGGGCACCCGCCGGACCTGGTGCGGATCGGTGAACTCGGCCGTGCCAAGGGGCTCTTGGTCGTCGGTCCGCAGGAGGCCGTCGTCACCGAGGACGAAGTGGGTCAACGACGCTCCCACGCCGCGTACTTGGACGAGCGGCTGACCGGCGTGCGTACACCGGCTCCGGACGCGGCACACACGTACCAGCGCTACGTCGTACGCGTGCCGGGCAACGGCCGCCCCGACCGTGATGCCTTCGCCCAGGCGCTCCGTCGCAGGGGAGTGGGATGTGAGGTGCCCGTGCCGACGCCCGTTCACCGGATGCCGGAGTTCCGTGCGGACGTGCGGTTGCCCGAGGCCGAGCGGGCCGCAGACGAAACGCTGGCTCTGCCCTTGCACGGTGTGCTGCGGCGCCGTGAACTCCAGCGCATGGTCTCGTCCTGCAACGCCCTCGGCGGGCTGCTTCAACCTGCCTTCTAG
- a CDS encoding response regulator: MVQKAKILLVDDRPENLLALEAILSALDQTLVRASSGEEALKALLTDDFAVILLDVQMPGMDGFETAAHIKRRERTRDIPIIFLTAINHGPHHTFRGYAAGAVDYISKPFDPWVLRAKVSVFVELYMKNCQLREQAALLRLQLDGSAPVGDAKEPAGLLAELSARLAAVEEQAEALSKQLDDESADAAAVATAAHLERKLTGLRRALDALEPGTSGPTAALPSQN; this comes from the coding sequence ATGGTGCAGAAGGCCAAGATCCTCCTGGTCGATGACCGGCCGGAGAATCTGCTGGCGCTGGAGGCCATTCTCTCCGCGCTCGATCAGACACTGGTGCGGGCATCGTCAGGGGAGGAAGCGCTGAAAGCGCTGCTGACGGACGATTTCGCAGTGATTCTGCTGGACGTCCAGATGCCAGGCATGGACGGGTTCGAGACCGCCGCGCACATCAAGCGCCGGGAGCGGACCCGCGATATTCCGATCATCTTCCTCACGGCCATCAACCACGGGCCGCACCACACGTTCCGCGGTTATGCCGCGGGAGCGGTGGACTACATCTCGAAGCCGTTCGACCCGTGGGTGCTGCGGGCGAAGGTGTCGGTGTTCGTCGAGCTCTACATGAAGAACTGTCAGCTGCGTGAGCAGGCCGCGCTGCTCCGCCTCCAGTTGGACGGCAGCGCTCCGGTCGGCGACGCCAAGGAGCCGGCCGGGCTGCTCGCCGAACTGTCCGCGCGGCTCGCGGCAGTTGAGGAGCAGGCCGAGGCGCTCTCCAAGCAGCTCGACGACGAGTCGGCGGACGCTGCCGCAGTGGCGACCGCGGCCCATCTGGAGCGCAAACTCACCGGCCTCCGCCGGGCCCTGGACGCGCTGGAGCCGGGCACGAGCGGCCCGACTGCCGCGCTTCCGTCGCAGAATTGA
- a CDS encoding SpoIIE family protein phosphatase, giving the protein MAEPGVETRTRSSVITARAAASFEPVGRSVATARAFVRDTLQGWGYADVVDDAVVLTSELVTNAVVHAGTNADVLCLRTDDGIRVEVADHYPEREVPLQGSGQSFGSPDREGGRGLLLCAALASRWGVEYTPTKKQVWFQLDLPQRPVGARSAGPLLPPELLPVADQHIRVAVIQIDRTGAVSSWNEDATELFGHTAEQAIGRQLTDFAAWPHTPGTGTGIAEALQLSRWEGSYGIRGADGRVVPVYASHLRVRDAEGEPSTVCLLVRDYERAVLQTPPRTPQNDTGSFTDHRAADPFEVFIGSPAPDDLDGLLQRTVERARDMLDADAAFLLLATDDETELEVRATTGLPSARQRFARVPVEAGTGRYGSARMPAVHEDLAAVPGAVPLLNGTGMRSVVTVPLKVEGRLTGSLGVSAEAPGRYSNEQALRLQFAADRIALAVESARLGELEKLRRGSLSFLVEASDLLAGTLDRDQTLALMAQMTVPTLAAWCAVYTIADQSSEPYLSYVLHEDEERIDGLKALLSKINPPEPVPTPGARIWAAPGEAAHQAALTSSRRSLGLGSSPALGSGIGTTLATAAAVGGETVVLPLVARNRVIGMLTLGKPSDDHFRQEILELAEDLSRRAALALDNARLYSERTAISQALQRSLLPPGLPEVPNVEVEVIYRAAGEGNEVGGDFYDLFPIRDGAYGFAIGDVCGTGPEAAAVTGLARHALRLLAREGFGGPAVLERLNAAILDEGSRSRFLTLLYGELWPQEDGSALLKVVCAGHPLPLRLRQDGTVEPAAEPQPLLGVMEDLELYEQTVTLDPGDVLLCVTDGVTERREGTRMLGDDGLADVLSTCTGLTAGAVAGRILRAVERFAAEPASDDMAILAMRVPEPPK; this is encoded by the coding sequence ATGGCAGAGCCGGGCGTCGAGACGCGTACGAGGAGTTCTGTGATCACCGCGCGGGCGGCTGCCAGCTTCGAACCGGTCGGGCGGTCGGTAGCGACCGCCCGTGCCTTTGTCCGTGACACCCTCCAGGGCTGGGGGTACGCCGACGTCGTGGACGACGCCGTCGTCCTCACCAGTGAGCTCGTCACCAACGCGGTGGTCCACGCGGGCACCAACGCCGACGTGCTGTGCCTGCGCACCGACGACGGCATCCGCGTCGAGGTCGCCGACCACTACCCGGAGCGTGAGGTCCCGCTCCAGGGCAGCGGCCAGTCGTTCGGCAGCCCCGACCGCGAGGGCGGCCGAGGACTGCTGCTCTGCGCCGCACTCGCGTCCCGCTGGGGCGTCGAGTACACCCCCACCAAGAAGCAGGTGTGGTTCCAACTCGACCTGCCGCAGCGCCCGGTGGGCGCCCGCTCGGCAGGCCCCCTCCTCCCCCCGGAACTGCTGCCCGTCGCGGACCAGCACATCCGGGTGGCAGTGATCCAGATCGACCGCACGGGCGCGGTCTCCTCCTGGAACGAGGACGCCACCGAGCTCTTCGGGCACACCGCCGAGCAGGCCATCGGCCGACAGCTCACCGACTTCGCCGCCTGGCCGCACACCCCCGGTACCGGTACCGGCATCGCCGAAGCGCTGCAACTGTCCCGCTGGGAAGGCAGTTACGGCATCCGCGGAGCCGACGGCCGGGTCGTGCCCGTGTACGCCTCACACCTTCGGGTACGCGACGCGGAGGGCGAGCCGTCGACCGTCTGCCTGCTCGTCCGCGACTACGAGCGCGCGGTGCTGCAGACCCCGCCGCGCACTCCGCAGAACGACACCGGTTCCTTCACCGACCACCGGGCCGCCGACCCGTTCGAGGTCTTCATCGGCTCCCCCGCCCCCGACGACCTCGACGGTCTCCTGCAGCGCACGGTGGAGCGCGCGCGTGACATGCTCGACGCCGACGCCGCGTTCCTGCTGCTGGCCACCGACGACGAGACCGAGCTGGAGGTGCGGGCCACCACCGGCCTGCCGTCCGCCCGCCAGCGCTTCGCCCGGGTGCCTGTCGAGGCGGGCACCGGACGGTACGGATCGGCCCGGATGCCCGCCGTCCACGAGGACCTGGCCGCCGTCCCCGGAGCTGTTCCGCTCCTCAACGGCACGGGCATGCGATCCGTCGTCACCGTCCCGCTCAAGGTCGAGGGCCGCCTCACCGGTTCCCTCGGCGTCTCCGCCGAAGCCCCCGGCCGGTACTCCAACGAGCAGGCGCTGCGCCTGCAGTTCGCCGCCGACCGTATCGCCCTGGCCGTGGAATCGGCCCGGCTCGGCGAGCTGGAGAAGCTGCGCCGGGGGTCGCTCTCGTTCCTCGTCGAAGCATCCGACCTGCTGGCAGGCACGCTCGACCGGGACCAGACGCTGGCCCTGATGGCCCAGATGACCGTGCCGACGCTGGCCGCCTGGTGCGCCGTGTACACGATCGCCGACCAGTCGTCGGAGCCGTACCTCTCCTACGTCCTGCACGAGGACGAGGAACGCATCGACGGCCTCAAGGCCCTGCTCTCCAAGATCAACCCGCCCGAGCCGGTACCCACTCCGGGAGCCCGGATCTGGGCCGCCCCCGGCGAGGCCGCCCACCAGGCCGCACTGACCTCGTCGAGGCGCAGCCTCGGTCTCGGATCCAGCCCCGCGCTCGGCTCCGGCATCGGCACGACGCTCGCCACGGCCGCCGCGGTCGGCGGCGAGACGGTCGTACTGCCGCTGGTCGCCCGTAACCGCGTCATCGGCATGCTCACGCTCGGCAAACCGTCCGACGACCACTTCCGCCAGGAGATCCTGGAACTGGCCGAGGACCTCTCCCGCCGTGCGGCGCTGGCCCTCGACAACGCCCGCCTCTACTCCGAACGCACCGCCATCAGCCAGGCACTTCAGCGCAGCCTGCTGCCGCCCGGCCTGCCCGAGGTGCCCAACGTCGAGGTGGAGGTCATCTACCGGGCCGCGGGCGAGGGCAACGAGGTCGGCGGCGACTTCTACGACCTCTTCCCGATCCGCGACGGCGCGTACGGCTTCGCCATCGGGGACGTCTGCGGTACAGGCCCGGAAGCCGCAGCCGTCACCGGCCTGGCCCGGCACGCCCTGCGCCTGCTCGCCCGCGAGGGCTTCGGCGGCCCCGCCGTCCTGGAGCGGCTCAACGCGGCCATCCTCGACGAGGGCTCCCGCAGCCGCTTCCTGACGCTCCTGTACGGAGAGCTGTGGCCGCAGGAGGACGGCAGCGCCCTGCTCAAGGTCGTCTGCGCCGGCCACCCGCTCCCACTGCGCCTGCGTCAGGACGGCACCGTGGAGCCCGCGGCCGAACCTCAGCCGCTGCTCGGCGTCATGGAGGACCTGGAGCTGTACGAGCAGACGGTCACCCTCGACCCGGGCGACGTACTCCTGTGCGTCACGGACGGTGTCACCGAACGCCGCGAGGGCACGCGCATGCTCGGCGACGACGGCCTGGCGGACGTACTGAGTACCTGTACGGGCCTGACAGCGGGCGCGGTCGCCGGACGCATCCTGCGCGCGGTGGAGCGCTTCGCCGCAGAACCGGCCTCCGACGACATGGCGATCCTGGCCATGCGCGTGCCCGAACCGCCCAAGTAG